The proteins below are encoded in one region of Streptomyces roseirectus:
- a CDS encoding MFS transporter — MSQAVPIAPDANRWKALAFIAIAQLMVVLDATIVNIAMPAAQSDLGISEGNKQWIVTAYALAFGGLLLFGGRIADLWGRKRTFVVGLGGFALASALGGAATNQAMMFGARGLQGVFGALLAPAALSLLAVMFTDAKERAKAFGIYGAIAGGGGAVGLILGGFLTEYLNWRWTFFVNIPFAIVAAAGAYLVIREPEGGRNRNPLDIPGVLLSTLGLVALVYGFTRAESAGWSDALTIGMFVGSAVLLAAFVVVETKVKAPLLPLRVVTERNRGGVYLSLGLAIIGMFGLFLFLTYYLQIVKGYSPVKTGFAFLPMVVGMITGSTQIGTRLMTRVAPRLLMGPGFLVAALGMFLLTQMKVDSSYAALLLPAMLLLGLGMGTAFMPAMSMATQGVEPRDAGVASAMVNTSQQVGGAIGTALLNTIAASATTSYVKDHIAGAAGRSQQQLVQLDGMVHGYTSAIWFAVGILVAASVIAFTLVNAGRPNLGHGVEEGAEDEFKVPVVAH, encoded by the coding sequence ATGTCTCAAGCAGTCCCCATAGCCCCCGACGCCAACCGCTGGAAGGCCCTGGCGTTCATCGCCATCGCCCAGCTGATGGTCGTCCTCGACGCCACCATCGTGAACATCGCGATGCCCGCCGCCCAGTCCGACCTGGGCATCTCCGAGGGCAACAAGCAGTGGATCGTCACCGCGTACGCCCTCGCCTTCGGCGGCCTCCTGCTCTTCGGCGGCCGGATCGCCGACCTGTGGGGCCGTAAGCGCACCTTCGTCGTCGGCCTCGGCGGCTTCGCGCTCGCGTCCGCCCTCGGCGGCGCCGCGACCAACCAGGCCATGATGTTCGGCGCCCGCGGCCTCCAGGGCGTCTTCGGCGCCCTGCTCGCCCCCGCCGCGCTCTCCCTGCTCGCCGTGATGTTCACGGACGCGAAGGAGCGCGCCAAGGCGTTCGGCATCTACGGCGCCATCGCCGGCGGTGGCGGCGCGGTCGGCCTGATCCTCGGCGGCTTCCTCACCGAGTACCTGAACTGGCGCTGGACCTTCTTCGTCAACATCCCGTTCGCGATCGTCGCCGCGGCCGGTGCCTACCTGGTCATCCGTGAGCCCGAGGGCGGTCGCAACCGCAACCCGCTCGACATCCCGGGCGTCCTGCTCTCCACCCTGGGCCTGGTCGCCCTGGTCTACGGCTTCACCCGCGCCGAGAGCGCCGGCTGGTCCGACGCCCTGACGATCGGCATGTTCGTCGGCTCGGCCGTCCTGCTCGCCGCCTTCGTCGTCGTCGAGACGAAGGTCAAGGCCCCGCTGCTGCCGCTGCGCGTCGTCACCGAGCGCAACCGCGGTGGTGTCTACCTCTCGCTGGGCCTCGCCATCATCGGCATGTTCGGCCTGTTCCTCTTCCTCACCTACTACCTCCAGATCGTCAAGGGCTACTCCCCGGTCAAGACCGGGTTCGCGTTCCTGCCGATGGTCGTCGGCATGATCACGGGCTCGACCCAGATCGGGACGCGCCTGATGACCCGGGTCGCTCCGCGCCTGCTGATGGGCCCCGGCTTCCTGGTCGCCGCCCTCGGCATGTTCCTGCTGACCCAGATGAAGGTCGACTCCTCGTACGCGGCCCTGCTGCTGCCCGCGATGCTCCTGCTCGGCCTCGGCATGGGTACGGCGTTCATGCCGGCCATGTCGATGGCGACCCAGGGCGTCGAGCCCCGGGACGCCGGTGTCGCCTCCGCGATGGTCAACACGTCGCAGCAGGTGGGCGGCGCCATCGGCACCGCCCTGCTGAACACGATCGCCGCGTCCGCCACGACCTCCTACGTCAAGGACCACATCGCCGGTGCCGCCGGCCGCTCGCAGCAGCAGCTGGTCCAGCTCGACGGCATGGTCCACGGCTACACGAGCGCCATCTGGTTCGCCGTCGGAATCCTCGTCGCCGCCTCGGTGATCGCCTTCACTCTCGTCAACGCCGGCCGTCCGAACCTCGGCCACGGTGTCGAGGAAGGTGCTGAGGACGAGTTCAAGGTTCCGGTGGTCGCCCACTGA
- a CDS encoding MarR family winged helix-turn-helix transcriptional regulator: protein MKASPSPTPDEPQWLSEEEQCVWRAYLHASTLLDDYLDRQLQRDAGMPHMYYGLLVGLGEAPQHRLRMTQLAMKSKITRSRLSHAIARLEKNGWVRREDCPSDKRGQFAVLTDAGLEVLRRVAPGHVEAVRAALFQRLTPEQTKALGEILTIVAEGLQPNEAGADLPWLR, encoded by the coding sequence ATGAAGGCATCCCCCTCCCCGACCCCCGATGAGCCGCAGTGGCTCTCCGAAGAGGAGCAGTGTGTCTGGCGTGCCTATCTGCACGCGTCGACGCTCCTCGACGACTACCTCGACCGTCAGCTCCAGCGCGACGCCGGCATGCCGCACATGTACTACGGACTGCTGGTGGGCCTGGGCGAGGCCCCGCAGCACCGGTTGCGGATGACCCAGCTGGCGATGAAGTCCAAGATCACCCGCTCCCGCCTCTCGCACGCGATCGCGCGGCTGGAGAAGAACGGGTGGGTGCGGCGCGAGGACTGCCCCTCCGACAAACGGGGCCAGTTCGCCGTCCTCACGGACGCCGGGCTCGAGGTGCTGCGCAGGGTCGCGCCGGGCCATGTCGAGGCCGTCAGGGCCGCGTTGTTCCAGCGGCTGACCCCGGAACAGACGAAGGCCCTCGGCGAGATCCTGACGATCGTCGCCGAGGGCCTTCAGCCCAACGAAGCGGGTGCTGACCTACCCTGGCTGCGCTGA
- a CDS encoding dioxygenase family protein, whose protein sequence is MSAANPQRMPALYLSHGAPPLADDPVWPGQLAAWSADLPRPKAILTVSAHWEEAPLALGAVNPVPLVYDFWGFPEHYYRVTYDAPGAPALAESVRKLLRAPGIPVQDIPDRGLDHGAYVPLVEMFPDADVPVLQISMPTLDPVSLMGIGRKLAPLRDEGVLIVGSGFFTHNLAALRGTGVPTWSAEFDDWGHRALESRDWDGLLDFLHKAPAGRYAHPRTEHFAPLFVTMGVAEAGGELDAQKSVIDGFWMGLAKRSVQFG, encoded by the coding sequence ATGTCCGCCGCCAACCCGCAGCGCATGCCCGCCCTGTACCTCAGTCACGGGGCACCGCCGCTCGCCGACGACCCCGTCTGGCCCGGCCAACTCGCCGCCTGGTCCGCGGACCTGCCGCGCCCCAAGGCGATCCTCACCGTCTCCGCGCACTGGGAGGAGGCCCCCCTCGCCCTAGGTGCCGTCAACCCCGTCCCCCTTGTCTACGACTTCTGGGGCTTCCCCGAGCACTACTACAGAGTTACGTACGACGCCCCCGGCGCACCGGCGCTCGCCGAGAGCGTGCGCAAGCTGCTGCGCGCCCCGGGCATCCCCGTACAGGACATCCCCGACCGCGGTCTGGACCACGGCGCCTACGTCCCCCTCGTGGAGATGTTCCCGGACGCGGACGTCCCTGTCCTCCAGATCTCGATGCCGACCCTCGATCCGGTGAGCCTCATGGGCATCGGACGCAAGCTCGCACCCCTGCGCGACGAGGGCGTCCTGATCGTCGGCTCCGGCTTCTTCACCCACAACCTCGCCGCCCTGCGCGGCACCGGCGTCCCCACCTGGTCCGCCGAGTTCGACGACTGGGGGCACCGCGCGCTGGAGTCCCGCGACTGGGACGGCCTCCTCGACTTCCTCCACAAGGCACCGGCCGGCCGCTACGCGCACCCGCGCACGGAGCACTTCGCGCCGCTCTTCGTGACGATGGGGGTCGCCGAGGCGGGGGGCGAGCTGGACGCGCAGAAGTCGGTGATCGACGGGTTCTGGATGGGGCTCGCGAAGAGGTCGGTGCAGTTCGGGTGA
- a CDS encoding GNAT family N-acetyltransferase, which translates to MSESADVQVRPGVEGDLDALTELYNHYVRETAITFDTRVFTAEERRPWLLSHPEDGPYRLMVATATDSRRILGYATSSPYRPKAAYSTSVEVTVYVAPDAGGRGVGTLLYTALFEALAGEDLHRAYAGIAQPNEASTRLHERFGFQHVGTYREVGRKFGRYWDVAWYEKAL; encoded by the coding sequence GTGTCGGAGTCGGCAGACGTGCAGGTCAGGCCGGGAGTCGAGGGGGACCTCGACGCCCTCACCGAGCTCTACAACCACTACGTCCGTGAGACGGCCATCACATTCGATACCCGGGTTTTCACTGCGGAGGAGCGCCGTCCTTGGCTGCTCTCCCACCCTGAAGACGGCCCCTACCGCCTGATGGTTGCCACGGCCACGGACTCACGGCGAATTCTGGGGTACGCCACATCCAGCCCTTACCGCCCGAAGGCGGCGTACTCCACGTCCGTGGAGGTCACGGTGTACGTCGCCCCCGACGCGGGCGGGCGCGGTGTCGGCACGCTCCTCTACACGGCCCTGTTCGAGGCGCTGGCCGGCGAGGACCTCCATCGCGCGTACGCGGGCATCGCCCAGCCCAACGAGGCGTCGACCCGGCTGCACGAACGCTTCGGGTTCCAGCACGTGGGGACGTACCGCGAGGTCGGCCGGAAGTTCGGCCGGTACTGGGACGTCGCCTGGTACGAGAAGGCGTTGTAG
- a CDS encoding sigma-70 family RNA polymerase sigma factor, with protein sequence MATRAVARRQSATGETGAVARSVRATGGEIADRDLVGMYLDEIARTPLLDAAKEVELSQIIEAGVFARQLLDGYEESGSDATREELAALVAAGERAKDVFIRSNLRLVVAVARRYPRSGLPLLDLIQEGNAGLVRAVEKFDYTKGFKFSTYATWWIRQAITRSIADQSRTIRLPVHLVEELGRIRRVQREFNREHGRDPEHAEIAKELGSTPERVSDVLDWARDPVSLNMSVDDEGETQFGDLLEDTSAVSPEQSVLTLLRSEELDGLIDRLDPRTASIIKMRYGIEDGRERTLTEVGKEHGLTRERIRQIEKHALLELKKLARDTGFEAAA encoded by the coding sequence ATGGCAACCCGTGCCGTCGCCCGTCGTCAGTCCGCCACCGGCGAGACAGGCGCTGTGGCCCGCAGTGTTCGCGCCACCGGCGGGGAGATCGCCGACCGCGATCTGGTCGGCATGTACCTCGACGAGATCGCGCGCACCCCCCTGCTCGACGCCGCCAAGGAAGTCGAGCTGTCGCAGATCATCGAGGCGGGCGTGTTCGCGCGACAACTCCTCGACGGCTACGAGGAGTCGGGGTCCGACGCCACCCGCGAGGAGCTGGCGGCCCTGGTCGCCGCCGGTGAGCGCGCGAAGGACGTCTTCATCCGCTCCAACCTCCGCCTGGTCGTCGCCGTCGCCCGCCGCTACCCGCGCAGCGGCCTCCCCCTGCTCGACCTCATCCAGGAGGGCAACGCGGGCCTGGTCCGCGCGGTGGAGAAGTTCGACTACACCAAGGGCTTCAAGTTCTCCACGTACGCGACGTGGTGGATCCGCCAGGCCATCACCCGCTCCATAGCCGACCAGTCCCGCACGATCCGCCTCCCCGTCCACCTGGTCGAGGAGCTGGGCCGGATCCGCCGCGTCCAGCGCGAGTTCAACCGCGAGCACGGCCGCGACCCCGAGCACGCCGAGATCGCCAAGGAGCTGGGCTCCACCCCCGAGCGCGTCTCCGACGTCCTCGACTGGGCCCGCGACCCCGTCTCCCTCAACATGTCCGTCGACGACGAGGGCGAGACCCAGTTCGGCGACCTCCTGGAGGACACGTCCGCGGTCAGCCCCGAGCAGTCGGTCCTCACGCTCCTGCGCAGCGAGGAGCTGGACGGCCTCATCGACCGCCTCGACCCCCGCACCGCCTCCATCATCAAGATGCGCTACGGCATCGAGGACGGCCGCGAGCGCACCCTCACCGAGGTCGGCAAGGAACACGGCCTCACCCGCGAACGCATCCGCCAGATCGAGAAGCACGCCCTCCTCGAACTGAAGAAGCTCGCGAGGGACACGGGTTTCGAGGCGGCGGCGTGA
- a CDS encoding helix-turn-helix transcriptional regulator: MTTDTPARLLQLLSLLQTPREWPGGELASRLGVSRRTVRRDVDRLRELGYPVRATMGADGGYRLVAGKAMPPLLLDDEEAVAIAVGLRAGAGHAVEGVDEASVRALAKLEQVLPARLRRRVVTLQAATTSLTSGDGARIAPETLTVIASAIAGGERLRFAYSARDGVGSRRVVEPYRLVSAGQRWYLVAYDLDRGDWRTFRVDRVSEPFATGARFGARELPEGDAAEFVRKALQGRRAAYEFSVVFAGEVEEVAARVPGWMGRVEGVEGGGCRVRGVGGGPVEWLAVQLAVVGVDFVVEGPEELVRCVRELGERLGRAGGGGG; the protein is encoded by the coding sequence ATGACCACTGACACTCCCGCACGGTTGCTTCAGTTGTTGTCGCTGCTCCAGACGCCTCGGGAGTGGCCCGGAGGTGAGCTGGCCTCGCGGCTCGGGGTGTCCCGGCGGACCGTTCGGCGGGATGTCGACCGGTTGCGGGAGCTGGGGTATCCCGTGCGGGCGACCATGGGGGCCGACGGGGGGTACCGGCTGGTCGCCGGGAAGGCGATGCCGCCGCTGCTGCTCGACGACGAGGAGGCCGTGGCCATCGCCGTGGGGCTGCGGGCGGGGGCCGGGCACGCGGTGGAGGGGGTGGACGAGGCGTCCGTGCGGGCGTTGGCCAAGCTGGAGCAGGTGCTGCCTGCGCGGCTGCGGAGGCGGGTGGTGACGTTGCAGGCCGCGACGACGTCGTTGACCAGTGGGGACGGGGCTCGGATCGCGCCGGAGACGTTGACCGTCATCGCGTCGGCCATCGCCGGGGGCGAGCGGTTGCGGTTCGCGTACAGCGCGCGGGATGGGGTGGGGAGCCGGCGGGTTGTCGAGCCGTATCGGCTCGTTTCCGCCGGGCAGCGGTGGTATCTCGTCGCGTACGACCTCGATCGGGGGGACTGGCGGACGTTTCGGGTCGATCGGGTGAGTGAGCCGTTTGCGACCGGGGCTCGGTTCGGGGCGCGGGAGTTGCCCGAAGGGGATGCGGCGGAGTTCGTCCGTAAGGCGCTTCAGGGGAGGCGGGCCGCGTATGAGTTCTCTGTCGTGTTCGCCGGGGAGGTGGAGGAGGTGGCCGCTCGGGTGCCGGGGTGGATGGGGCGGGTGGAGGGTGTCGAGGGTGGGGGGTGTCGGGTTCGGGGGGTCGGTGGGGGGCCTGTGGAGTGGTTGGCCGTGCAGCTTGCGGTGGTGGGGGTGGATTTTGTGGTGGAGGGGCCGGAGGAACTGGTGCGGTGTGTGCGGGAGTTGGGGGAGCGGTTGGGGAGGGCGGGGGGTGGGGGTGGGTGA
- a CDS encoding DeoR/GlpR family DNA-binding transcription regulator: MYAPERQQEILRLARDGGRVDVVSLAEEFQVTAETIRRDLKSLDRAGLVRRVHGGAIPVGRLDFEPDLAERESTSADEKDRIAKAALAELPPDGTLILDAGTTVARLAAAIPLDATLTVVTHSLPIAARLADHPGIQLHLVGGRVRHRTRAAVDAWALRAYSEIRADVLFVAANGFSPGHGLTTPDLAESAVKRAAIAAARRVVLLADSAKHGQEHFARFGDLADIDLLITDHSLGDDDTAAIERGGTEVVRA, encoded by the coding sequence ATGTACGCACCGGAGCGACAGCAGGAAATCCTGCGCCTCGCCCGTGACGGCGGCAGAGTGGACGTCGTGTCGCTGGCCGAGGAGTTCCAGGTCACGGCGGAGACGATCCGCCGGGACCTCAAGTCCCTGGACCGCGCCGGCCTCGTCCGCAGAGTCCACGGCGGCGCGATACCGGTCGGCCGGCTGGACTTCGAACCGGACCTGGCGGAACGCGAGTCCACCTCCGCCGACGAGAAGGACCGCATCGCGAAGGCGGCCCTGGCCGAACTCCCGCCCGACGGCACCCTGATCCTGGACGCCGGCACGACGGTCGCCCGCCTGGCCGCCGCGATCCCCCTGGACGCGACCCTCACGGTCGTCACCCACAGCCTCCCCATCGCCGCCCGCCTGGCCGACCACCCCGGCATCCAGCTCCACCTCGTCGGCGGCCGGGTCCGCCACCGCACGCGCGCGGCGGTCGACGCGTGGGCCCTGCGCGCGTACAGCGAGATCCGCGCGGACGTCCTGTTCGTCGCCGCCAACGGCTTCTCGCCCGGCCACGGCCTCACCACCCCCGACCTCGCCGAGTCCGCCGTCAAGCGCGCCGCGATCGCCGCCGCCCGCAGGGTCGTCCTCCTGGCCGACTCCGCCAAGCACGGCCAGGAACACTTCGCCCGCTTCGGCGACCTCGCCGACATCGACCTCCTGATCACCGACCACAGCCTCGGCGACGACGACACGGCCGCCATCGAACGCGGCGGCACGGAAGTAGTACGCGCATGA
- the pfkB gene encoding 1-phosphofructokinase has protein sequence MNATPVPTHTPGAPTAGRGTILTVTPNPSLDRTYEVPSLDRGEVIRATGERMDPGGKGVNVSRAVAAAGRRTVAVLPLGGAPGALVADLLDAQGIEVAPVPVAGATRSNIALAESDGVLTKINAPGPELSPAEQELLLETVREHSAGADWIACCGSLPRGLTPSWYADVVTRAHAAGARIALDTSGPALLEALRAGPDVVKPNAEELAEAVGRPLKTIGDALKAAEQLQDMGARAVLASLGADGQLLLDATGTYFAASPVTTVRSNVGAGDSSLAGFLIAGGTGPAALASAVAHGAAAVQLPGSLMPTPADLTPDAVTLTSDIPVNRPLREPTP, from the coding sequence ATGAACGCCACCCCCGTCCCGACGCACACCCCCGGCGCTCCGACCGCCGGGCGCGGCACGATCCTCACCGTCACCCCCAACCCCTCCCTCGACCGCACCTACGAGGTCCCCTCCCTCGACCGCGGCGAGGTCATCCGCGCCACCGGCGAGCGCATGGACCCCGGCGGCAAGGGCGTCAACGTCTCCCGCGCGGTCGCGGCGGCCGGCCGGCGCACGGTCGCCGTCCTCCCCCTCGGCGGCGCCCCCGGCGCCCTCGTCGCCGACCTCCTCGACGCCCAGGGCATCGAGGTCGCCCCCGTCCCCGTCGCCGGCGCCACCCGCTCCAACATCGCCCTCGCGGAATCCGACGGCGTCCTCACGAAGATCAACGCCCCCGGCCCCGAACTCTCGCCCGCCGAACAGGAACTCCTCCTGGAGACGGTCCGCGAGCACTCGGCCGGCGCCGACTGGATCGCCTGCTGCGGCAGCCTCCCGAGGGGCCTCACGCCGTCCTGGTACGCCGACGTCGTCACCCGCGCGCACGCGGCGGGCGCCCGCATCGCCCTCGACACCTCCGGCCCCGCCCTCCTGGAAGCCCTCCGCGCCGGCCCGGACGTCGTCAAGCCCAACGCGGAGGAGCTGGCCGAGGCGGTGGGCCGCCCCCTGAAGACGATCGGCGACGCCCTGAAGGCCGCCGAACAGCTCCAGGACATGGGCGCCCGAGCCGTCCTCGCCAGCCTCGGCGCCGACGGCCAGCTCCTCCTCGACGCCACCGGCACCTACTTCGCCGCGTCCCCCGTCACCACCGTCCGCAGCAACGTGGGCGCCGGCGACTCCTCCCTCGCCGGCTTCCTCATCGCCGGCGGCACCGGCCCCGCCGCCCTCGCCTCCGCCGTGGCCCACGGCGCCGCCGCCGTCCAGCTCCCCGGCAGCCTCATGCCCACCCCCGCGGACCTCACCCCGGACGCGGTCACCCTCACCTCGGACATCCCGGTGAACCGCCCCCTGAGGGAACCGACGCCATGA
- a CDS encoding PTS fructose transporter subunit IIABC codes for MSDMITADLVDLDLSAENKEAAARSLAARMVTLGRVTDLDGFLADVAAREAQMPTGLDGGIGIPHCRSTHVTEPTLAFGRATPGIDFGAPDGPADLIFLIAAPAGADDAHLTILSALARQLMNTAFTDALRAVTDPATAASLIRGDLTPEDITPEDSAAAPVAASTGAAAAETPAPAAAAGTPEPAPSAEPAPATAPAAQPFRIVAVTSCPTGIAHTYMAAESLENAGREAGVELTVETQGSAGFTRLDPDVIAAADGVIFAHDVPVRDKARFAGKPTVDVGVKAGINRPAELIAEVRDKAARGVTTAPATGTTPVERAGDSTEGYGTKLRKWLMSGVSYMVPFVAAGGLLIALGFAIGGYKINKAPSVMDHFAWTQADSWAALLFQIGAVSFGFLVPVLAGYIAYGMADRPGLVPGFVGGMIASTINAGFLGGLAAGLLAGGVVMGIQRVKIPTALRGIMPVVVIPLISTAIVGFLMFVVIGKPIASAQKGMTDWLNGLTGSNAILLGALLGLMMCFDLGGPVNKVAYTFATAGIAVTDPGDSAMKVMAAVMAAGMVPPLAMALATTVRGKLFTETERENGKAAWVLGASFISEGAIPFAAADPLRVIPASMAGGAVTGALSMTFDATLRAPHGGIFVVPLIGNPFLYLIALAAGVGVTTALVILLKGLRKSSPAGAVPSGAGTADRSAEAKQPVAA; via the coding sequence ATGAGCGACATGATCACCGCGGACCTGGTCGACCTCGACCTGTCCGCCGAGAACAAGGAAGCGGCGGCCCGGTCCCTCGCCGCCCGCATGGTGACCCTGGGCCGGGTCACGGACCTGGACGGCTTCCTGGCCGACGTGGCCGCGCGTGAGGCGCAGATGCCGACCGGCCTGGACGGCGGCATCGGCATCCCGCACTGCCGCAGCACCCACGTCACGGAACCCACCCTGGCCTTCGGCAGGGCCACCCCCGGCATCGACTTCGGCGCCCCCGACGGCCCCGCCGACCTGATCTTCCTGATCGCGGCCCCGGCCGGCGCGGACGACGCCCACCTCACGATCCTGTCCGCCCTGGCCCGCCAGCTGATGAACACGGCCTTCACGGACGCCCTGCGCGCGGTCACGGACCCGGCGACGGCGGCGTCCCTGATCCGGGGCGACCTGACCCCCGAGGACATCACCCCCGAAGACTCCGCTGCGGCACCGGTGGCGGCCTCCACCGGTGCCGCAGCGGCCGAAACCCCGGCGCCCGCGGCCGCTGCTGGGACCCCCGAGCCGGCCCCCTCCGCCGAGCCCGCCCCGGCGACCGCCCCCGCGGCTCAGCCCTTCCGCATCGTCGCCGTCACCTCCTGCCCCACCGGCATCGCCCACACCTACATGGCCGCCGAGTCCCTGGAGAACGCGGGCCGGGAGGCCGGTGTGGAGCTGACCGTCGAGACCCAGGGCTCGGCCGGCTTCACCCGCCTCGACCCGGACGTCATCGCCGCGGCGGACGGCGTGATCTTCGCGCACGACGTCCCCGTCCGCGACAAGGCGCGCTTCGCCGGCAAACCGACCGTCGACGTCGGCGTCAAGGCCGGCATCAACCGCCCCGCCGAACTGATCGCCGAGGTCCGCGACAAGGCCGCCCGGGGCGTGACGACCGCCCCGGCGACCGGCACCACCCCCGTCGAGCGCGCGGGCGACTCCACCGAGGGCTACGGCACCAAACTCCGCAAGTGGCTGATGTCCGGCGTGAGTTACATGGTCCCCTTCGTCGCGGCGGGCGGCCTCCTGATCGCTCTCGGCTTCGCGATCGGCGGCTACAAGATCAACAAGGCGCCCTCGGTGATGGACCACTTCGCGTGGACCCAGGCCGACAGCTGGGCCGCCCTGCTCTTCCAGATCGGCGCCGTCTCCTTCGGCTTCCTGGTCCCCGTCCTCGCCGGCTACATCGCGTACGGCATGGCGGACCGGCCCGGCCTCGTCCCCGGCTTCGTCGGCGGCATGATCGCCTCCACCATCAACGCCGGCTTCCTCGGCGGCCTCGCCGCGGGCCTCCTCGCGGGCGGCGTGGTGATGGGCATCCAACGGGTGAAGATCCCGACGGCGCTGCGCGGCATCATGCCGGTCGTGGTGATCCCGCTGATCTCGACGGCGATCGTCGGCTTCCTGATGTTCGTCGTGATCGGCAAGCCCATCGCCTCCGCCCAGAAGGGCATGACGGACTGGCTGAACGGCCTCACCGGCTCGAACGCGATCCTCCTGGGCGCCCTGCTCGGCCTGATGATGTGCTTCGACCTCGGCGGCCCCGTCAACAAGGTCGCCTACACCTTCGCCACCGCCGGCATCGCCGTCACCGACCCCGGCGACTCGGCGATGAAGGTCATGGCCGCCGTGATGGCCGCCGGCATGGTCCCGCCGCTGGCGATGGCCCTGGCGACGACCGTCCGCGGCAAGCTCTTCACCGAGACCGAGCGCGAGAACGGCAAGGCCGCCTGGGTCCTGGGCGCCTCCTTCATCTCCGAGGGCGCCATCCCGTTCGCCGCGGCCGACCCCCTGCGCGTCATCCCCGCGTCCATGGCGGGCGGCGCGGTCACCGGCGCCCTGTCGATGACCTTCGACGCCACCCTGCGCGCCCCGCACGGCGGCATCTTCGTCGTCCCCCTGATCGGCAACCCCTTCCTCTACCTGATCGCCCTCGCGGCCGGCGTCGGCGTCACCACCGCGCTCGTGATCCTCCTCAAGGGCCTGCGCAAGTCCTCCCCGGCCGGCGCGGTCCCCTCCGGGGCGGGGACGGCCGACCGGTCTGCCGAGGCCAAGCAGCCGGTGGCGGCGTAG
- a CDS encoding DUF6227 family protein, whose product MSVPYEMAAYEPAESPESPEEHLARLLGRALNSFELADEVLRRLDGALAHDSSLHSAHHSAGLHRETYRHTWLLADGQALTLWELVHNVTASGEPQHEVYADPEELREATVRLPLPPDSPEFELPAYVQLAPMPVPRHMYVRGDSADHVRRLMRRAENTDRPARELTELVAAAAAYEITQSFGRPCRAGRAKLGYALYEHAFLLADGEEVSLWEVEHTATPDGRHMCEVYATEDEARAAMERRAAQLS is encoded by the coding sequence TTGAGCGTTCCGTACGAGATGGCGGCGTACGAACCAGCCGAGTCGCCCGAGTCTCCGGAGGAGCACCTCGCGCGGCTCCTCGGTCGGGCCCTGAACTCCTTCGAGCTGGCCGACGAGGTGCTGAGGCGGCTCGACGGCGCGCTGGCGCACGACAGTTCGCTGCACTCCGCGCACCACAGCGCGGGTCTGCACCGCGAGACGTACCGGCACACCTGGCTGCTGGCGGACGGCCAGGCGCTGACGCTGTGGGAGCTGGTGCACAACGTCACGGCGAGCGGTGAGCCGCAGCACGAGGTGTACGCGGATCCGGAGGAGCTGCGGGAGGCGACCGTCCGGCTGCCGTTACCGCCGGACTCGCCGGAGTTCGAACTGCCGGCGTACGTGCAGCTGGCGCCGATGCCGGTGCCCCGGCACATGTACGTGCGGGGTGATTCGGCGGACCACGTACGGCGGTTGATGCGGCGGGCGGAGAACACGGACCGGCCCGCGCGGGAGTTGACGGAGCTGGTGGCCGCGGCGGCGGCGTACGAGATCACCCAGTCCTTCGGCCGGCCCTGTCGCGCGGGGCGCGCGAAGCTCGGGTACGCGCTCTACGAGCACGCGTTCCTGCTGGCCGACGGGGAGGAGGTGTCCCTGTGGGAGGTGGAGCACACGGCGACGCCGGACGGGCGGCACATGTGCGAGGTGTACGCGACGGAGGACGAGGCGCGGGCGGCGATGGAACGGCGGGCCGCGCAACTGTCGTGA